The window aaccacctggtctccttacatacacctccctcagccactctttcatcatttcctcatccatccagcccttttcatttgccttaatgatgatttctgctggaaacttctctttaggcaaagtctttcgcttaaaaatcaccataggcggcagtttctgtccattagcatggcagccaagcacaacagtgaaagaagacttttcataccccgttgtgcgtatcactaccgtgctggtccccttcttctccacagtgtgactcaccgggatgtcaaaagtgagcggcacctcgtccatgtttgtgatgtggctgggctggatggttttgtcgccgatgtgtttgctgcagtaggagcggaagatggccagcttttccttataatccgctggaagttgctgcgctaccgtagtcctggtccggatggaaaaatggcaccgtttcataaaacgaaagcaccaagacggacctccttggaaatgttcaatgttcatctcttcagctagtgaaactgcttttagccgaatggtgaccgttgAAACGCTTCTCTCGCTCGcgctttgctcgatgatccaccgctggagtctttcctccaactcgagccacctcgccttatgtccgcggaaactcagctgcgttttcttgacctgccggagcttgttttccagcttcctccatttgcgaaccatcgattcgttaatcttaaattctctcgccgctgctcgatttccatgttcctccgcgtagctgatggccttcagtttaaactgtgcttcgtaagcgtgtctctttgccattttcagggttgttaaaacaacgatgtcctgcataatgcacatacctgttcttttatacaggtatgtgcgattgtcccggtatatacgatcaacgcccacacttcaccctttaacgttctcatggtgttctctactacgtcctccttacaacacatagggcgcaccgcgctatagggcgcgccgcactttttgaagaaaatctaagacttttaagtgcgccttatggtcgtgaaaatacggtaatcagtaaagtaacgggattacttttttggggaagtaatcagtaattagttactgattacttttttcaagtaacttgaccaacactggttattaTCAAGAATTTGCTTTGAATTTCTCAATTCAAACAATTAACCGTGTGTTAAGTGTTTGAATTATAgttgttacatttacatttgtttatgtatttaacaTTTCTGATGTAATCAGTAACATTGATAAAAACACCAAAATAGAATCTTAAAAAGGTACTTTGTTaggtcaattaaaaaaaattgatcaaaatgaactaaatactGTCTATAAGAAATGACAATGTTGTCTTTGATTCTATTGTTGCAGCAGGGGTCAACCCCCCTTAGGTGGTCTGGGGACCGCGCTAGTATTACAGTAGAGGCAGCTTTTGGGCTATTGGCCCTCCTTCTGGAGAACTTTAATCGGTGCTCTTGGAATGATGCCTGACCTTCATTTACATGTCAGAAATATGCATATCATGGTGCTTAAGTTCTTTAAACTGGCTTTGTGGTAGTTGCTGCTAGAGTACATGTCACCAGgaccacacacataaacacatacagacagagTTACAAGGTGAGAACAATACCAGCCGCGCTGTCATGAACGGTAAAGATTGAATTGTAAGATACAATAGGAAACCCTGAGAGGTGCAAAGCAAGATGGCTGAAGGTGACTCTAAGCCTGAGCTTATCGGGGGATTCAGTAAACAAGAGGCCTGGCAAGCATTGCACTCGGCTGTTGACAACCGGTGATGGTGACCAGGTGGGATATGTTATCCTAACAGTCTGGAACTCTTGTGAATTATTTGCTGATAGATATAAACAGCTGTTATTCTTGGTAATGGAAAGCAATTAGAAACATCTGCATACTTGGCTGTGAGCGATGCCTCCGAATGGCGGCCGTTGCTCCCAGGTGCCGCTGGGAAATAATTACATCATCGGGACGGGGGCCGGGGCTGCTGAGGACTGCTAGTGATCTGTGAAGAGCGAGGAAGAGAGCCCAAAGagggacacacacaaaaaattatATTAGTCAAACTTTTAAAGATGTGCAAGTTTGATCATTCTTTACGCTTAAAGTCACAGACCAGTCAGCAGTTAACCttctttatttcattcatttaatttggGGATGACTGATGCTAGTAGTGAGAACAAAAAGTGTTAGCCACATCACCTGTTCTGCTTTTGTATTGTGTAGGGAAGTATTGAAACACCCCAAAAATAACCTCTGCAACATTATATGACACACATTCTTACTTATCCTCATAAGGCTAACAGAGGTTACTGTGTGAAAGTGGCAGGAAGGATGAAGTCACTCCCCAAGACATTTTGAACAGCCCACTGCTCAACCGGCCAAAAGGATTTTAGATGATTCTTTCCATGTGCTGAACTCTGAGTATCTGGTAATGAACTCCTGGAGATATAGGCTCCCTTTGTGTAAGCTTAAGCATTTAAACATTCATTTTTCAGTAAAAATGAACAGTTAATACAGGATAGACACAGCAGTAGAGGCGCTGATGTAactgcactttttttcttttaattttaggTTTGTACTTAAAAACTAGACTTAAAGTATACTGCAAAAAAGATGGGTGCTCAAAAATGCTTAAGGAATAAAAATATCTCCAAATGATCTTCATATCCTACATGTTATTTAGTGACAAAATGAATTGAGAGAGCACTGGCAGTGTCAGCACGACAGGTGCAACCTGACAAACCTGATCAACATTTCTCAGAGAGCATCTGCAGCCACGTTAAATACACACCGTTTAGTCGTTTCAGTATAACCAACCTTAAAGATAGGCGCAAATGAAAAAGTTATACATTTTGGACTCACAAAGACTTGGGGATGATCCAAAATATTCTCACTTTGTAAAGCTGTCCTCTCACCAAATGTCTGAAATTCGATCTTCGTTGGACAGAAGCACAAGTACACGAGCACACTTATAAACACATACACCCACAGATGAAGACAGCAGACATTTGTTATGGTGATAATTAattctgttttcccagcaacaTAAAAGATCTCTATCTTTCTGATATTTTCTTGAGTTTGAAGTTGAGCTGAATGTTGCCAAG is drawn from Maylandia zebra isolate NMK-2024a linkage group LG12, Mzebra_GT3a, whole genome shotgun sequence and contains these coding sequences:
- the LOC143421385 gene encoding uncharacterized protein LOC143421385 isoform X4, which gives rise to MVKGMDLHWITKSRLAEDILMDLRISNHLGSNFRHLVRGQLYKVRIFWIIPKSLSLAVLSSPGPRPDDVIISQRHLGATAAIRRHRSQPTDQ
- the LOC143421385 gene encoding uncharacterized protein LOC143421385 isoform X2; this encodes MVKGMDLHWITKSRLAEDILMDLRISNHLGSNFRHLVRGQLYKVRIFWIIPKSLSLAVLSSPGPRPDDVIISQRHLGATAAIRRHRSQPKTEEKATGIPAGIRRGRQ
- the LOC143421385 gene encoding uncharacterized protein LOC143421385 isoform X1 encodes the protein MVKGMDLHWITKSRLAEDILMDLRISNHLGSNFRHLVRGQLYKVRIFWIIPKSLSLAVLSSPGPRPDDVIISQRHLGATAAIRRHRSQPSKWQSSGLKNEATVQVPKTAVPPMNTRG